Proteins co-encoded in one Xiphophorus couchianus chromosome 16, X_couchianus-1.0, whole genome shotgun sequence genomic window:
- the rnf151 gene encoding RING finger protein 151 — translation MADPDLSAQSGGYDVELFVDPPDYDLICTICQGVLRCPVRSACHHIFCKKCILQWLKRQETCPCCRKPVNPSLIFVMFKLSKSIGRLKIKCKNEIRGCAETFSLSEQYCHSMTCLYELIPCPYQGCRAQLLRRDIDTHARHCEHWRQPCHMGCGTILTHSTQTQHNCYKQLRQEYEARQRNHRAIATALHRKMKRMQSTMAHMKRQIGLICESLEVMDDLHEVEEEVDLGESSGSSSGSSSNSNC, via the exons GCTGACCCAGACCTTTCAGCACAGAGTGGGGGCTACGACGTGGAGCTGTTCGTAGACCCTCCGGACTACGATTTGATCTGCACCATTTGTCAGGGGGTCCTCAGATGTCCAGTAAGAAGTGCATGCCACCATATCTTCTGCAAGAAATGCATCTTACAGTGGCTGAAAAG ACAGGAGACCTGCCCCTGCTGCAGGAAGCCGGTAAACCCAAGCCTGATCTTTGTCATGTTCAAGCTGAGCAAATCGATTGGACGCTTGAAAATAAAG TGTAAAAATGAGATCCGTGGCTGTGCAGAGACCTTTTCCCTCTCAGAGCAGTACTGCCACAGCATGACCTGCCTGTACGAGCTCATCCCCTGCCCGTACCAGGGCTGCAGGGCGCAACTCCTGCGCAGGGACATTGACACTCATGCGCGCCACTGTGAGCACTGGCGGCAGCCCTGCCACATGGGCTGTGGGACAATACTCACTCACAGCACCCAGACTCAGCACAACTGCTACAAACAGCTGAGGCAGGAGTACGAGGCCAGGCAGAGGAACCACAGGGCCATCGCCACGGCCCTACATAGGAAGATGAAAAGGATGCAAAGCACCATGGCCCACATGAAGAGGCAAATAGGGTTAATATGTGAGAGCCTGGAGGTAATGGATGACCTACACGAGGTGGAAGAGGAAGTGGACCTTGGAGAGAGCAGCGGCAGTTCCAGTGGGTCTTCAAGCAACAGCAACTGCTAA
- the rps2 gene encoding small ribosomal subunit protein uS5: MADDAGGRGGFRGGFGAGGRGRGRGRGRGRGRGRGARGGKSEDKEWVPVTKLGRLVKDMKIKTLEEIYLYSLPIKESEIIDFFLGSGLKDEVLKIMPVQKQTRAGQRTRFKAFVAIGDYNGHVGLGVKCSKEVATAIRGAIILAKLSIVPVRRGYWGNKIGKPHTVPCKVTGRCGSVLVRLIPAPRGTGIVSAPVPKKLLMMAGIDDCYTSARGCTATLGNFAKATFDAISKTYSYLTPDLWKETIFTKSPYQEFTDHLAKTHTRVSVQRGQTVPAPTS, translated from the exons ATGGCGGACGACGCCGGTGGTAGAGGAGGTTTTCGCGGAGGCTTTGGCGCAGGTGGCCGCGGTCGTGGCCGTGGACGCGGCAGGGGCCGTGGAAGGGGCCGCGGTGCTCGGGGTGGCAAGTCCGAAGACAAGGAG TGGGTTCCCGTCACCAAGCTGGGCCGCCTTGTTAAGGACATGAAGATCAAGACTCTGGAGGAGATCTATCTCTACTCTCTGCCCATCAAG GAGTCTGAGATCATTGACTTCTTCCTGGGTTCTGGTCTGAAAGACGAGGTCCTGAAGATCATGCCTGTCCAAAAGCAGACCAGGGCTGGTCAGCGCACAAGATTCAAG GCCTTTGTTGCCATTGGCGACTACAACGGCCATGTTGGTCTGGGAGTGAAGTGCTCCAAGGAGGTAGCTACAGCTATCCGTGGAGCCATCATCCTGGCCAAGCTGTCCATCGTTCCAGTCAGGAGAGGTTACTGGGGTAACAAGATCGGCAAACCCCACACCGTGCCCTGCAAGGTGACGGGTCGCTGTGGCTCGGTACTGGTGCGTCTCATCCCGGCTCCCCGTGGTACTGGAATTGTGTCGGCGCCTGTGCCCAAAAAGCTGCTCATGATGGCTGGTATTGATGACTGCTACACCTCCGCCAGGGGCTGCACCGCCACGCTTGGCAACTTTG CTAAGGCCACCTTTGATGCCATCTCAAAGACCTACAGCTATCTGACCCCTGATCTGTGGAAGGAAACGATTTTCACAAAGTCTCCATACCAG gagTTCACCGACCATCTGGCTAAGACTCACACCAGGGTGTCTGTGCAGCGGGGCCAGACTGTGCCAGCTCCTACCTCCTAA